From the genome of Effusibacillus lacus:
TGGAGCGTATGGCTGATTTTTTCCGATTGGTCCTGGGTGCTGTAAGATACGGTTTCGAAGGATGCGGAAATACTCTCGCTGGCCTTTGTCATCTGGATGCTTTGGGCACCCAGTTCCTGAGCCATTGAAGCAACAAGACTCGCCTGTTCATTGATTTCCTTTATTATTTCCCGCATGTTCCGGGACATGGCGTTGAAGGACTCCGCCAATTGCCCAAGCTCGTCCGAGCGGTTTACTTGCAAGGAACTTCGCAAATCGCCGGAAGCGATCAATTCGGTTTGAACGGCCAACTGTTTGACAGGGGTGACGATCATGCGCGTAAGCAGGTACCATGCAAGGAAGCCGGTAACCAGAGACAATCCGAACAATATGTATTGAATTGTATGCAGCCTGGATTGCTTGGCCGCATTATCCGCTTCCATGATGGATACGATCTCAATCATTTTGTTCAGGAGAACCATGTTGTTGATTTCAACGGAACGAAGAGCGGTCCTGCGAGACTCCTCCGACTGGGCGGGGTCCGACACGGTCAGCAGCTGGTTTTGGAACTGTTTCCACTCGGGTTCCAGAGCCAGAAGTTTATCCCTGACCACAGGGTTTTGAACACCGGGAAGATTCAGACTGGGGTCCCCGTTCAAAAGCCCCTCATGGTGCTTTTGGAAGAGGGAGATGGTGGAAGTCAACGCTTTACGCACCTCGGGATTATTGATATTCTGGTAAGCAGCAAATGCCTCTTTCCCCATTTTTTGCGACAACATCCGCTGTTTGCCGGCCACATTGATTTCCGCTGCATCGAACTTGAAGCTTTGCATAAAGTAAAAAAGGACAATTTGTCCAACCAGTGAAATGGCAATAAGGGACAGCAGTGTGATCCCAAGTTTGAACGAGATCCGGTTGATCAATTTCATCCTCATCTTCCTTTCATGGCGAACACTTTACTAAAATATACCAAATTTAAACATAGTATATATACTATTCACAATAAAAACATTAATCATTCATAATTCAGACAAAGACACATGTCTGAACCCGGAGGGATTCTGGTGTTTCGCATATTGCTGCTGCTCTTTATCCTAGTGCCAATCATTGAAATTTACCTGCTGATTCAGGTGGGAGAAGTCATCGGCGGATGGCAGACCGTACTGCTGGTTTTGCTGACAGGCTTGTTGGGAGCCTATCTGGCCAAAACACAAGGACGGGCGGTCTGGTACCGCTTGCAGTCGGAATTGTCGATGGGAAGGCCCCCCGGTGATGCACTGCTGGACGGGGTATGTGTCCTGGCTGGCGGTGTGTTGCTGCTGACTCCCGGCTTTGCGACTGATATTCTGGGCTTGGTTCTGTTGTTGCCTCCCACAAGGGAACCAATCAAAAGGGTGCTCCGGCGATGGCTTGAAAAACAGTTGTCCAAAGGGACGTGGATCACCTTTCGCAGATGGTGAGCCTTTGGTGAAAAATTTCAGAGCGGCACTAGTCAAATAAAACAATATTATGGTATTATTTTTTTGAGGTGATGGTTATTGCAGGAAGAAAAGCGGAAATCCTTATTGTTTCTGGCGCTGTCCT
Proteins encoded in this window:
- a CDS encoding FxsA family protein, translating into MFRILLLLFILVPIIEIYLLIQVGEVIGGWQTVLLVLLTGLLGAYLAKTQGRAVWYRLQSELSMGRPPGDALLDGVCVLAGGVLLLTPGFATDILGLVLLLPPTREPIKRVLRRWLEKQLSKGTWITFRRW
- a CDS encoding methyl-accepting chemotaxis protein; translation: MKLINRISFKLGITLLSLIAISLVGQIVLFYFMQSFKFDAAEINVAGKQRMLSQKMGKEAFAAYQNINNPEVRKALTSTISLFQKHHEGLLNGDPSLNLPGVQNPVVRDKLLALEPEWKQFQNQLLTVSDPAQSEESRRTALRSVEINNMVLLNKMIEIVSIMEADNAAKQSRLHTIQYILFGLSLVTGFLAWYLLTRMIVTPVKQLAVQTELIASGDLRSSLQVNRSDELGQLAESFNAMSRNMREIIKEINEQASLVASMAQELGAQSIQMTKASESISASFETVSYSTQDQSEKISHTLHSVQALNTDVQAIDGVISDVQREIRQSVEWAGTGKKQMDSVVDNMSIIAGQVDHIQAVIRELDEQSEKINEITGLISDISNQTNLLALNAAIEAARAGEHGRGFAVVADEVRKLAEQSARSAEQIGSLVQVILQKTQLTVAEISSSKEAVDKGILTVNEANESFIQIENSIRTAFTDFESIIASSKRLASASSQIASAMDDISKLVEETADNTASVAATTQQQLASMEELSTAAQSLAESGSHMQAAASRFKV